The following are encoded together in the Pan troglodytes isolate AG18354 chromosome 6, NHGRI_mPanTro3-v2.0_pri, whole genome shotgun sequence genome:
- the LOC736213 gene encoding elongation factor 1-beta-like gives MGFGDLKSPTGLQVLNDYLADKSYIKGYVPSQADVAVFEAVSGPRPADLCHALRWYNHIKSYEKEKAGLPGVKKALSKYGPADVEDTTGSGATDSKDDDDIDLFGSDYEEESEEAKRLREEHLAQYESKKAKKPALVAKSSILLDVKPWDDETDMAKLEECVRSIQADGLVWGSSKLVPGGYGIKKLQIQCVVEDDKVGTDMLEEQITAFEDYVQSMDVAAFNKI, from the coding sequence ATGGGTTTCGGAGACCTGAAAAGCCCCACCGGCCTCCAGGTGCTCAACGATTACCTGGCGGACAAGAGCTACATCAAGGGGTATGTGCCATCACAAGCAGATGTGGCAGTATTTGAAGCCGTGTCCGGCCCACGACCTGCCGACTTGTGTCATGCCCTACGTTGGTATAATCACATCAAGTCTTACGAAAAGGAAAAGGCCGGCCTGCCAGGAGTGAAGAAAGCTTTGAGCAAGTATGGTCCTGCCGATGTGGAAGACACTACAGGAAGTGGAGCTACAGACAGTAAAGATGATGATGACATTGATCTCTTTGGATCCGATTATGAGGAGGAAAGTGAAGAAGCAAAGAGGCTAAGGGAAGAACATCTTGCACAATATGAATCAAAGAAAGCCAAAAAACCTGCACTTGTTGCCAAGTCTTCCATCTTACTAGATGTGAAACCTTGGGATGATGAGACAGATATGGCGAAATTAGAGGAGTGTGTCAGAAGCATTCAAGCAGACGGCTTAGTCTGGGGCTCATCTAAACTAGTTCCAGGGGGATACGGAATTAAGAAACTTCAAATACAGTGTGTAGTTGAAGATGATAAAGTTGGAACAGATATGCTGGAGGAGCAGATCACTGCTTTTGAGGACTATGTGCAGTCCATGGATGTGGCTGCTTTCAACAAGATCTAA